A region of Malaciobacter marinus DNA encodes the following proteins:
- a CDS encoding TIGR02757 family protein, translating into MQDIKKLLDSEVCTRNSDCELSYEKPDPLLVASRYKDEYTILLCALFGYGKASLIVKFLDSLNFELLDEKEEVIEKELDKFYYRFQNSTDVKTIFKTFRRLKQTNSLNDIFLQGYKKENSILDGLDTLIKQIHEVSNYNSQGFTFLVSSPFKRDKNLQIKQIGNAPYKRWNMFLRWMVRDDNLDLGLWKKVDKKDLIIPLDTHTFKVSQKLGLLQRKTYDLKSAILLTQKLKEFDNQDPIKYDFALYRIGQEQIL; encoded by the coding sequence ATGCAAGATATCAAAAAACTTTTAGATAGTGAAGTTTGCACAAGAAATAGCGATTGTGAACTTTCATATGAAAAACCTGACCCACTTTTAGTAGCAAGTAGATACAAAGATGAATATACAATTTTATTATGCGCACTTTTTGGATATGGAAAAGCCTCTTTAATAGTAAAGTTTTTAGATAGTTTAAACTTTGAACTTTTAGATGAAAAAGAAGAAGTTATTGAAAAAGAACTTGATAAGTTTTATTATAGGTTTCAAAATAGTACTGATGTAAAAACAATCTTTAAAACATTTAGAAGATTAAAACAAACAAATAGTTTGAATGATATCTTTTTACAAGGTTATAAAAAAGAAAACAGCATTTTAGACGGTCTAGATACATTGATAAAACAAATCCATGAAGTATCAAACTATAACTCACAAGGCTTTACTTTTTTAGTATCAAGCCCATTTAAAAGAGATAAAAACTTACAAATCAAACAAATAGGAAACGCCCCATATAAAAGATGGAATATGTTTTTAAGATGGATGGTAAGAGATGATAACTTAGATTTAGGATTATGGAAAAAAGTTGATAAAAAAGACTTGATAATCCCCCTTGATACACACACCTTTAAAGTATCACAAAAATTAGGACTACTTCAAAGAAAAACATATGATCTAAAATCTGCAATATTACTAACACAAAAACTAAAAGAGTTCGATAATCAAGACCCAATAAAATATGATTTTGCACTATATAGAATTGGGCAAGAACAAATACTATAA
- a CDS encoding Na+/H+ antiporter subunit G, with translation MFEFIISLLIFLGAFFTLVGSIGLVKLPDFFTRLHAPTKATTLGVGAVLVASTLYFTFTTGELSLHEVLITLFLFITAPISAHLMAKSAIHIKKNEEKIKEAEEK, from the coding sequence ATGTTTGAATTTATCATATCATTACTTATTTTTTTAGGTGCTTTTTTTACTCTTGTTGGTTCTATAGGATTAGTAAAATTACCTGATTTCTTTACAAGATTACATGCCCCTACAAAAGCAACAACTTTAGGAGTAGGTGCAGTTTTAGTAGCCTCAACATTGTATTTTACATTTACAACAGGAGAGCTTAGTTTACATGAAGTTTTAATAACATTGTTTTTATTTATAACAGCGCCAATTAGTGCTCACTTGATGGCAAAGTCTGCAATACATATCAAAAAAAATGAAGAAAAAATTAAAGAAGCAGAAGAAAAATAG
- a CDS encoding Na+/H+ antiporter subunit E, with protein sequence MKNKNRILPHPILSIILVVIWLLLNNTIAPGHILLGAFLAVLIPWFTSSFWPETVYIRNPLTFLKFSLLVIYDIVVANLTVAKQVIGPNSNLKPTFFNLPLDIKHPLGISTLASTISLTPGTVSCDLSEDRKYLIIHGLVIDDEKKTIKEIKKRYEKPLMEVFKSC encoded by the coding sequence ATGAAAAATAAAAATAGAATTTTACCCCACCCAATTTTAAGTATTATTTTAGTAGTGATTTGGCTTTTATTAAATAATACTATTGCACCTGGGCATATATTATTAGGTGCATTTTTGGCTGTATTAATTCCTTGGTTTACATCAAGTTTTTGGCCAGAAACAGTCTATATTAGAAATCCATTAACTTTTTTAAAGTTTTCACTTCTTGTGATTTATGATATAGTTGTTGCTAATTTAACAGTTGCAAAACAAGTAATTGGACCAAATAGTAATTTGAAACCAACTTTTTTTAATTTACCTCTTGATATAAAGCACCCTTTAGGTATTAGTACACTTGCAAGTACTATATCACTAACTCCTGGAACAGTTAGTTGTGATTTAAGTGAAGATAGAAAATACTTAATTATTCATGGTTTAGTTATTGATGATGAAAAAAAGACAATAAAAGAGATAAAAAAAAGGTATGAAAAACCTTTGATGGAGGTATTTAAATCATGTTAG
- a CDS encoding K+/H+ antiporter subunit F produces the protein MLEFVLPIAFVMITIAMIFNIYRLIVGPSVADRILSLDTLYINSIALLIIYSLHLGNTLYFEAALLIAVMGFVGTVALSKYLLRGDIME, from the coding sequence ATGTTAGAATTTGTATTACCAATAGCATTTGTAATGATTACAATAGCAATGATATTTAATATATATAGATTGATTGTTGGTCCAAGTGTTGCTGATAGAATACTTTCACTTGATACACTATATATTAATTCAATAGCACTTTTAATAATATATAGTTTACATCTTGGAAACACATTATATTTTGAAGCTGCATTATTAATTGCAGTTATGGGATTTGTAGGAACAGTTGCGCTTAGTAAATATTTGTTGCGTGGCGATATTATGGAATAA